From the Pirellulales bacterium genome, the window CGCACCAAAACCTTGGCAGACCACTGGACCCAAGTGACCAACGATGGGCAGTACAGCGCCCATTTCGAGCATACCGTGGCCCTGACGAAAGATGGCCCGTGGGTGCTCACTCAATCGCCCCAGCCTGGGGAAGAGTTCGACGACGCCGTTCTCCGAGAAATGCTCGATCGCATGCAGCAACCGGTGGCCTAGTCGCCGGTAGTCATCGCGGAACTGCAATGGCTGGAAAACGCTGAAAGCGGCGTTGCGCCCACCGCGAGCGTTCGAAATTTGAAATTATTTCACCCGCCGCGGCAAATACATGTTGAACATGATCGCTCCGACGGGTTTGCCGTCGGGCGTCGTCTGAAAAACGATGCATTCTTCGTCGTACATGCCTGGCGGCGATCGGAAGGTAACGCGGTTGATTGGTTCCAAGCGATAGTCGTACTCGTTTTCCGCCAGCGCGTACAAGTGGCCGTTGCGGATACTGATCACCAGTGGGATAAAATCGGAGCCATAGGCCCCGACGAACTGCTGCCAATGCTCGGGCGCCGGCTGCACCAGCTTCGGATTGACGCGAGTGAATTTTTGCATGACAGCCTGGAAACCGGTGACCCTGCCGTCTTCGTCCTCGGCAAATTCAAACGGTCCGCGCGTCATGATGCGCCCCTCGGCCAAAAACTTCAGCTTGCTGACTGGGGTTAGATCGAGTGGTTGCGTAGAAAGATTCGCCATCAGCTTGCCATCGACGACAGCGAGCTTGCACCAGTAGCTTTGGGATTCGAATTCGCCGACAAATTTTTCCAAATCGTCGGCCGACACTTCGATCGGCTTTTCCGACGGAGGAATCGCTTCGCCCTTCACGGCTTCGAGTAGTAAATCGAGCGACGCATCGGCCAGACGCCGGACTGGGCCGCTGGAAATATCGCTGTTCGACAACACGGCAATGCCGATGTTCTCCCGTGGCAACACGCACAGCAATGTCGAAAAGCCGTAGACCGCCCCCGAATGTTGCAGCGTCTTATGGTTGCGATATTCCCCGGCAAAAAAGCCCAAGCCGAAGCTCGTCGAGTCTTTCGTCAACTGCGGCGTGCTCATTTCCTTGAGTGTTTCGAACGTGATGATCGGAGGCGAAAGTCGGCTGCCGTCGTCGCCGCTCATCAGGAAGGCCGCGAACTTCGCCAGGTCGCTTGCGGTGGTATAAAGATTTCCCGCCGGAGTCGTGCCCAGTTCAAACTGCGGTGCATTTTGGATGGTGAAGGTTCCGTCGGCCCGGGCGACCCGCATTTTTGCCTTCGCCAATCGCGGCCGCAGCTTGTCGTTCATCAGCCAGACCGAGCTTGTCATCCCCAGCGGTTCGAGGACTTGCTGCTGTTGATATTCCGAGAAGGGGATGCCAGTTTGCACTTCGACGGCCCGACCGACGATCGTCGGGCCGACATTCGAGTATCGCGGCTTCGGGTTGGGCGGATTGTTGACCAGAACGCAATCGGCGACGCTAGCGACCGTGGCCTTTACCGTTGGTTGGCTGGGATCGAGATAGCCGCCAACGGGCGCTTCGCGTACCATGCCGGAACGATGGCAGAGCAGTTCACGGATCGTGATCGCTCCCGGATCGGCAAACGGAACGACCATGCGGAATTCTGGCAAGGCCTGCTGGATCGGCGCATCCAAATCGAGTTTTCCTTGCTCGACCAACTGCATCGCCCCGATCGCGTTAAAAAGCTTGGAAATCGAGCCTGCACGATAAATCGTGTCGCCGCTGGCTGGCGTGCCCTGATCGAGATCGGCTTTGCCATAGCCGGCGACATGGACGGTGTTTCCATCGACGACCCAGGCGACCGAGAACCCCGGCGAGATATTTCGATCGAGTTGCTCGGCGACAATTTTGGCAAACTTTTGTTTCGCCGATTCAATCATCGGCTTGTCGGCGGCTTGTGCGACCGTCAAAGTGGCGGCGAATAAACACATCAGTGGGGCGATCCTAAGTATTGATGGTGCGTTCATCGATTGCAGGGCCTTGTGTTTCGTTGTCAAACCAAGATCGGCGTTTTCAATACGCTTGCTCGTTTCATGCCAGCGACTCCGCTTTCAAGCTGTCGCGCATTGCCGAGATGAGCCGATCGATCATTTCGGGCGTATGAGTGGCAAACACGGCGATTCGCAACATGCCATTTGGGCCAGAACCAGTATATTCCCGTGAAAAACTGATGGCGATTCCGTCCGCTTGCAGGCGGCGCTGAATATTTTCATTTTGCTCCACCGTGCCCAAGGAAAGACCGATCACCGGCGATGGGCTGTCTTCGACGTTCAAACCCAAGTCGCGCAGCCTCGTTCTTAAATGCCGGACGTTGGCTGCCAAATTACGCCGCAGTTCCGGCCTAGTTTGCACGATCTCCAAAGCCTTTGCCGTGGCGGCAGCAACCGCGGCTGCCGGGGCGCTGGCGCCGCGAAACCAGCCGCTGCTGCTGCGCACCCGTTGCAGCAATGCCAGATCGCCGGCCAGTGCGCCGCCGAGGCCGCCGATCGCTTTGCTCAATGTTGCCGAGCGGAAAACTCGTGTCTCGGTGGATACTGGCCGAGCAAAATCGGCATTTATATCGGCCGCTGGAATTCCAGCAATTTCAAGGCTGCCTTTTCCGCTCTCGCCAATGGCAGCCACTCCGTGGGCGTCATCGACCAATAGCATCGAACGATCGTAGTTGCACAAGATCTCTATATATTCTGCCAGCGGAGATATCGAACCGCTCATGGGAAACAGACCATCGGCCATCAGCAGCGGACGCCAGCCGGCGCGGCAATGCTTACGCAGCTTTTCCGCAGCGTCACTTACGTCGCGATGGCGAAATTTCACCGGCGGCGCTTGCAGATGTTCGAGCCAGCGTGCGGCCTCGCGCAGGCAATCGTGGGCCGTTTCATCCATGACAACAAAATCGATCAGCGGCGAAAGCGCTGCGGCAATGGCGAAATTGACACCGTAGCCGGTGACTAGATACAGAGCCGCTTCCGCCCCGAGAAATTCCGCGACGCGTCGCTCGACCTCCTCATGTGGCGGCGCCGTTCCATAGCCGCTGCGCGACGTTGCCGTATGCACGCCGTAGAGGTCAACGGCGGCGCGCTCTGCGGCAATGACTTCGGGATGGCTTTGCAACCCCAAATAGCCGGTGCCGGCAAAATAGAGATAACGCCGGCCGCTAAGCACCGTCTCGACGCCGGGCGGGCTTTGCATCAACCAATGCTGCGGCAGCGGGGGGGCGGAGTTGGTCGCCACTGGATGTATTCGAGTGCTTAGTCGCAAGTGCTTGATTTCGACTGAATGGAATTCTCCGCGCTCGGCGCGCACGTGTGGCCGGCACTTTATTTCAGTTGGCTGCCAGAACCGTGTCAAGATTCTACCAGAAACCGGCAGGGGGAGCGCCAGCCGATGCTTCAATGACTCATGGCCGACCGCAATGCAGCGTCGCTGCCCGCCCAGCGTATAAAAAAGTGAACGACCGGCGAGGGGGATGGTTC encodes:
- a CDS encoding pyridoxal phosphate-dependent aminotransferase family protein, translated to MATNSAPPLPQHWLMQSPPGVETVLSGRRYLYFAGTGYLGLQSHPEVIAAERAAVDLYGVHTATSRSGYGTAPPHEEVERRVAEFLGAEAALYLVTGYGVNFAIAAALSPLIDFVVMDETAHDCLREAARWLEHLQAPPVKFRHRDVSDAAEKLRKHCRAGWRPLLMADGLFPMSGSISPLAEYIEILCNYDRSMLLVDDAHGVAAIGESGKGSLEIAGIPAADINADFARPVSTETRVFRSATLSKAIGGLGGALAGDLALLQRVRSSSGWFRGASAPAAAVAAATAKALEIVQTRPELRRNLAANVRHLRTRLRDLGLNVEDSPSPVIGLSLGTVEQNENIQRRLQADGIAISFSREYTGSGPNGMLRIAVFATHTPEMIDRLISAMRDSLKAESLA
- a CDS encoding beta-lactamase family protein, producing MCLFAATLTVAQAADKPMIESAKQKFAKIVAEQLDRNISPGFSVAWVVDGNTVHVAGYGKADLDQGTPASGDTIYRAGSISKLFNAIGAMQLVEQGKLDLDAPIQQALPEFRMVVPFADPGAITIRELLCHRSGMVREAPVGGYLDPSQPTVKATVASVADCVLVNNPPNPKPRYSNVGPTIVGRAVEVQTGIPFSEYQQQQVLEPLGMTSSVWLMNDKLRPRLAKAKMRVARADGTFTIQNAPQFELGTTPAGNLYTTASDLAKFAAFLMSGDDGSRLSPPIITFETLKEMSTPQLTKDSTSFGLGFFAGEYRNHKTLQHSGAVYGFSTLLCVLPRENIGIAVLSNSDISSGPVRRLADASLDLLLEAVKGEAIPPSEKPIEVSADDLEKFVGEFESQSYWCKLAVVDGKLMANLSTQPLDLTPVSKLKFLAEGRIMTRGPFEFAEDEDGRVTGFQAVMQKFTRVNPKLVQPAPEHWQQFVGAYGSDFIPLVISIRNGHLYALAENEYDYRLEPINRVTFRSPPGMYDEECIVFQTTPDGKPVGAIMFNMYLPRRVK